CCCAGCCTCCGACTAATGCCGAGGCGGCAATGGGCTGCCTcatgaaaaaaaatagaagaacTGCCGGTCTGAACACAGATGCGTACGCCATGATTGTATCTTTTAACTAGTTGAAGAACGACAATGTTACGGCTTAAAGCTCTTAAATGAGCAAAAAGGTAGAAATTTTATACGTCCGCGATCGTCATAACCAACCGATTATAAGAGCGAGTATATCATGTGAGCAGAGGTCACATGGCTGGTATTAGgttcaactttttcttctatctcGCGTCTTAACAACGGTTTCTCCGAGGCTCCTCTATATTGAGCTTTCCTTGTTTCTGGGACTATTCATCATGTCTACTACTGTACCCAATTCCGACTATACTGATTCGCTTGATCAGCAACAGTACCAACAATATCAGCAGCAGattcatcaatttcaacagcaacagccgtcccagcagcagcagcagctacagcaacagcagctacagcaacagcaactacagcaacagcaacaacgacaacagcagcaacggcaacaacaacaacagcagcagcagcagcaagCATATCAAGGCTACTACTCACAACAGATTCCTCCTTCTTACATTGATCCCAATGCTGGTGTAGCAGGAATGTATGCGTCTCTGGACCAGAATACGCTGATAGGGGCTCCAGTGACCATTCCCGGTGCAGTTGGACGGCCTCAGGGCTCCACATCTTCCGGTGTGCAGAATATAGCTGATATTTCTGGTGTTCCAGTTCCTGGGGTCCCTGGGGTCCCTGTGGTTCCTGTTGTTCCCGGGGTTTCAGGGGTCCCTGGGGTCCCTGGGGTTCCTGGAGTGCCTGGGGTGCCTCGGGTGCCTGGGGTGCCTGGAGCTCCTGGAGCTCCTGGAGCTCCTGGAGTTATTGGGGTCCCTGGGGTTCCACGAGTTTCAGCTATTCAGGGGGTTCCGGATGTCGGCCCTGCCGTTTCTGGCCcatctgctgctgccgcGCAAGACCAACCCTATTATGTCAACGCCAAGCAGTATCATAGAATCCTTAAAAGGAGAATTGCGAGAGCTAAGTTAGAGGAAAACCTTAAGATCCAGAAAGGTCGCAAACCCTATCTTCATGAATCAAGACATAAGCATGCTATGAGAAGACCCCGTGGCCAAGGTGGCCGTTTTCTTACTGCAGTTGAAATTGCCGAGCGTGAAAAGCAGACTcatattgatgaaatgaatgagaagaaaactACCGAGTCAAAGACATCTCCGAACGCGGATTCCTTCGATTCTTCTAATGAGCAGAATCTGCCCATTACCTCTGATGATAGATCCAGGAGTCACACGGACTTGTCAAATGCCGACGATTCCGTCGATTCAAAGGCTGCTCCTTCTACTGCTAGTCCTGAGAAATCTCCAGAAAAACAATCGGAAGCTCGTTCTACTTCCATTGAACCCTCTTCCAATGAATCCGTTTCTTCTCCCTCTGAAGACCACGTGCATTCATCCGACTAGTCTCTGAACTAGTCCCTTTTTGTATTTTAGGACCAAAGCATACAGCCATGCTCCATGTAATTTACTTACCCTTTCAAGAAAAATAATCATTACAGAAATCTAAACTTATATATCACTACATACATTAGGCCAGCCCGAGTCTATTGAGTGCTCCTGTTATGTCTGCATCTCCATAGCTCTGTAGTGCTGCAATTGCCTCATCAATACGATTCATATCTTCTAATTTGGCCTTCACATATTGCTGGATCAGATCCATGTTGGATATCTGTCTCACTGGATCTGAAGGTCTTGTCTGGATGATGTTAAGCTGGTTGTAGCTGGATCCAAACGTCATATCCTCATTATCTAAATCCATCAATAACTCCATGTTCTCGTCGATGTTCATGTAGTTTTTGATACTATCAGAAACTAATAATTTTAACGTCTCTTTTAGAGCATTGATGAATTTCTGATTGTCCAACGAGGATGAATTCTCAACCAACAGGTTTGTCAGACCAACAATAAGGATTTTCTTATCCTGAAGATTGTTAAAAGTAGCAATATGAGGGATGATAAAGTTGTCAAGAACCTGACCAAACAACCCCTGTTGTATATTATcaatgaaattgatgacaaATTGTGAATTCAAATGGTTTTTGTTCTCCATATCCCTTGAAGATGGAAGGCAGCAGATCCAACAAAGAAAGACTATAAATCTCTTAACAAACTTCTCGGTACGAAAATTTTGGAGACGAGacatgatgatgattccaATCTGCTTTAAATATTGTTCAAGGTATTGGATGTCaatggagagaagaatcgTTTCCATAAGTTCGAAGCCTAAGTGATCGTTCACTTTCGAAGAGATGAGCTTTTGGAAAACACCCAAGATCGGCGTCAAATGTTCTCCACTAAAGAACAACGAGGGTACATATTTAACTATTGCGGATAAAAGTCGAGCTATAGCAGGAGTATTACCTCTGGACTCCCAAACAGCAGGAGAGCAAAGTGGTTTCACTAACTGCGAATACTCCTCAGGCACTGGCTTACCAGGTGGATATATTTCGAGACAGAACGCTAAGATTTGAAACGAATAAGGGATAAACTCCTGTATTTCCTGGGAAAGGATACCCAACATGGTTGGCTTGATAATCTGGAAGTAGTTATCCACATTCGTTCGATTGGATTTTATGATGACACAGACCGATTCAAACGTATAGTGAGAAAATTTCGGATTAGAAGGATTCTTGCTGATGATCTGGATCACCTTCAGCAACTGTTGTAATAGATCAGAGGTAGCATCCTGTAAGGAATCTTCAGCTGTTAAAAGAACCCTCATTACGcacttcatcaagaactCGTTCTCGGCCAATTTCTCCGGTGTATCTCCTTTCTTAAACATTAAAGAAAATAGATTCATCAACAAACCCTTGGAAATATTGGAGGGAATATCATTTTTATTGAAGAGCAACTGTTGATGGTTGGAAGGATCCCttaaagaaagaatttTCTCCACAGTTATGGCTGTGTATGTGTAAACGACGTAGTTGTTGTCCTCAAAGTGCGCTGAAAGTAATGGGAAAGTCTCATTCAACTGCTGCTTAGTCAATTggtttctgaagatgaaaatatATTTGATTGCATCCACTTTCAAAATAGGATGTGCAGCTTTATTGACCAAATCCGGTGCCACATAAGCGGTGAAGAATTGCACCACGTCGACAAGAATATTAGTGACGGTGACACCCGCATTTGTCATAGAACCCTTGGAGGCAATGGCACTAAACAAGTAGATAGCGATGTCCTTAGCCTTCCAATGAGATTGGTCCGCTTGAAACTGCTGCAAGTAATTGTTCACATAAGACATGATGACCTGAGTCACTACCTTCTCGTTATTCTCTTTTAAAGCTCTCAAAAATTCCGTAGCTGCACGTCTTCTAGTGTCTGAATCGGAGCCTTCTAAATCTCTTCTAGTGTATTCAATTGGGTCATCTTCAAACATTTCTTCGTCTGATTCTCGAAGAGTGACATTTTGTAAAATGATCTTCTCGGTAATCTGCTTCAAGGCTTCTTCGTTATTAATGGTAGGAGCGTAAGTTGGTGCGGATGCAATGGCAGTTAAGAATCTCAAGCCTTTCGAGGCAAGAATATCATATTTGGGTTGCAAGGTGATGGTATTCAACAGATCCCAAACGGTTTGAATGAAAGAAGGAATGAAATCGTGgaattcttcttcatatctAGTGGTATACAATTGAATCAACTCGCAAATGCTAATTTTAACATTGGTGACTGGGtctatttcttcatcttctgtagAATCCTCAAGTAGTCCGTTGTTGTACTTCAAATACTTATGAATGACAGTCATTCCTTGCTTCAAGTGATCCTCAAAGAATTCTGGAATATCCTGGCAATTCAAGTCGTAGTATACTTTAATCAATAGGAGCATGTTTTCAAATAAAAGTGACAATTTCTCCACAGGTCCTTGACTGGTTTGATCAATCAGCTGGTCAACACGAATAAGCAGATCCAGAAAAGGTTGTGCAAACTTGTCCAAGACGAACTTGATCTCTCTAAAAAGATCGTCCGAACGGAACAATGGTCTCCAGCGCTTGAAGATAGAGTGTGCCACCTTCAAGATTCCTTTATTGGTGATCATATCATCAGGATTCAACTTGGAAACAAGCAAGTCAAGTAATTCGGGCCACAATTGAGGAAATTCGGATTCGgctatcaaagaaattgcCTCACCAATCTGCACCTGGAGATGATCCGGTAGTTGAATCATCAGATCAACAATCTCCTGCTTGATCATTTGAACATCTTGGGTATGAAGTTGATACTGGCCTGATTCAACAATCCATTTCCGCTTCACTAGGTTCTTAAAGTACAAAGCAGCAGCAAGACGCACACTAATGTCAGCCTTGTCCGAGGCAACAATATGAAGGAAAGTAAGTGGAAAGCCCTGCTGAGTCTCGAGACTCTTTAGTCCCACTTCAGCCTCCTTTGCCGTCCTCGACTGAAGAGACTTGGCAAGCAACTGTGCTACCTTATCGATATCAGACATTGAGTGAACAGAGAATGATAATTGATGATAATTACTAAAGAgctgaaaaaaatttggatgaattgaaaaacaaaattgaaatcttgaaatgaaaaaaaaaatagtgataaaaaaaaaggtgcACTTAAATTAAGTTCAAGATTCACCTTGATTACAATCAGTAGTCTAATAGATATGCCTATTTGTATATAATTACAATCCGGTTTTGAATTACCagtcatcatcttcttcttcgtcgtcgCTCTCACGGCGCGCTTTCTGTCTAATAGCTGCAGCCAAATCATTGGCCATACTAGATTCgtcctcttttttttgttttaaAGCAGCGGCCAATGTAGACGCTAGATCTCCATTAGCTGGAGTGTTTGTAACATTTGAAACTGCTGGCAAAACTTTTCCattcaccttctttggaggaggtggtggtggtggtggagAAGGTCGTGAGCCAGTAGTTTGCGGAGGTTCGCATTTGACTATGTAAGCAGTAGGAACCCAACCCTCTTTAGTTTCATCAAGGGTCTTACCCAATGACCATCCATTTCCGGCGTCTTGAAGAACATAGATCACCGTTTCTTTGATAACAGGTAGTTCTGAGGGAGAACCACTGCCTGGGAAGTCGTAAGCAGCCTTGTATGTTGGCCATTTAGGCGGTGGAGGTGGGGGTCGAGGAGCTGTTTTCCTCGAAAACCTGGAAGTTGTGACAGGATGTTGAATAGCAGCGGGAGCGACAACGGCAGCTGGGTTTGGGGTTATCACTGAATTCATCTGACGTCTAGCTGTGTGTGAACTTCTTCGAGTACCACTGCTCTTATAGGCGCCTGTAGCGGCAAGGGTCATTTTGTACTTAGCCACGGCATTGGAGATGATACTCTTTCCCTTGGGTTTAGGCTTTGAGTGCGATGAAGCTGGAAGGCCCTGTCTGACACTCACCACAGCGGATTTGTAGATATCGCCCTCGGAAGGAGCCTCAGCAGCCACTTTAAAGTTGACCACACGCAGTTTGCCAGGTTTCCTGGAGTAAGAAATGGTCTCACCGATAGACACATTCAAAGATGAGTTCAGCTTCTTGAGATACGTCAACAGTTCAGTCTTAAACATCGTGTTGATCAAGAGATCTGGACGACTAGATGACGCCAAATTTATGGCTACCCAATCATCTTGAAGGGTCGATAATGAAACCTTAGGAATTTGTCTAACCGGAATAGTTTCTTCAATGATGTAGTTGGCTTTACGCTCAATAATTTGCTGTCCAACCACAATGAAGCTCGAATCTGTAATAAGAAACAATTTCGGAAGTCTTTCGGCTGAACGGCCAAACTTAGAGTGCAACTGCTGTCCGTGTGCCGAAAAGATTACCTTTTCTGAAAGGCCGATAGTCTCCATAAGAAACTTTCCAAAGCCTCCGGTTCTGTCGTTACAGCCCAAGTAATCGCCCAAGAAAGCTCTTGAGCCTAGCATACTCAAGCGGCGCCTCTGTTTACGAGATCCAAGAAGCTTGGTACCATAATCTCTGAGAATAGTATACTTATCGGTCTCGCCAGTGATTCTGGCTCGCCACAGCCTCTGTACAATTCGTGCAGCATTCTCACGACGCTTAAGGTACCGTCTACAGGCTCTCTGAATGACTTTAGCCTTGTTCGCCCAATAACTTTCACGCATGTCTTCAAGAGCAAACAATGTCTCTGGTTTTTTAATAAATACTTTAGTCACACCAAGCTGCCATTCGGTTTGCGGAAAGCCGGTATCTGTTAAGATAATCTGCGTGGCCTCTCTGGAATCTCCTTTCCAGATGTAGTCACCAGCATAagaagtctttgaagaaagtagATAAAACCGTTCGACAAACTTCTCAAATGTCTGCCTGTATGCAAAACCAGCACGACGAATCCTCACGTTCTCTTTCAAACCCAAATATTTGATCTGGTGAAGAACGTTTTTATCGTTATACTCTGTAGCAGATCGATGTTCATTAGGTTTAATTGTACGCATGTATGAGGGGGTAGCTCGGGACAATGTATCGACCAAAGCGTTGGCACTCTTCTTAATCTTCTGGGAGGCAGTTGGAGGTCTCTTTTTGTTATTTTCATCCACTTTGTCTGGGAAAAGAGAGTGCAAAAACGAAATCTGAGAGGTCTGAATCATCTCCAACAAATCCTTAAGCATCTGATCTTTATTCTTGTCAGTCATATGTTTGATATCATAGGTGACATCACCAGCATAATGCTTGATGACAAATTTTGCTCCACGAAGAGAGAAATGAGGGTTGTTCTCAACTATACTCAATCTCTGAGCAAAAGATTGATCAGCTGCAACGGAATCAGCATGTGCAGTGGCGCAGGCATCATCCAAAGCTGCAAAAATTCCAGGGGGACGTTTTGCCTCGATTAAATCACAGACAATCTGGTTGTTGAAATACTCGATTGGAGTCCACTGGATCTGCTCCCTGACATACTCTTCCTGCTCTGACTTCAAAGTCAATTGAATAAAAATTTGTTGGAGCTTCTCGTTGACATAGTTGATGCACACCTGCTCAAAAGAGTTATGTTCGAAGATCTCGAAACCGTATATATCCAAAATTCCGATGGATTTGAAAGGCTGTGACTTCATACTGGAAAACGATTGATTGACTCTTGCAACAATCcaatcaaaaagattgCTGTACAAACCTTTTGCAAGGGCATCGCGCGAAGCAGTGGCTTGCACAGGATTCAATGGAACATGGTACACTGAACCACGTTTCATACCGTGAGAAGTCTCCATGACACGTTCAGTGACAGCCTTGCAAAGTACATCCGCATTCACTTGTAATAAATAAGCAACGAAGTCAGTAACAGACGTATCATTAATCGTGGAGTTTCCCtcctcatcctcagcaaATGTAATGTTACCAATCCACAAGATGGCAGCCAAGAGACGGAATACTTGTTCCTGTTCATCCTGTGTAATACCAATAATTTCCATGGCTTTTAAGGTCTCGCGGAAATCCCTAAGATCGtcaatggaatcaacaGAGGTACAaccagaagcagaagtatATAGATACTGTTCAGGCTGTTGAACGCCAAACGACTGACGGAATTTGTCACTGGCGCCCTTAGTGAATTGATAGAAGATGTGGAAATTACGCTCGTCTTTGATCTGGCCAACCACACGTtgcttttcaagaagatagTTGGTGATATTAGCAGAGACGGGTTCGAAAGCCTTGCTGAACTGTATCTCCAAGTACTTACCGTGACGTGAAGAATTGTCATTCCTGAGAGTCTTAGCACAACCAAACGACTCTAGAAGGGGATTGGTAGCTAAGACCATATCATTAATATGTTTGATCTCGGACGAGGTAGTCATAGAACCGGATATATTGGCAATGTACTGCATAATACGCTTTGCAGCCTCTGTCTTACCAGCACCGGACTCACCGGAAATGATAACACATTGATTTTCACTATATGCAATCATATTATGATACATTGATTCGGCAATGGCGTAAACATGGGGGGGGACCTCCAAACGATTGGTATTCTTATAAGAATTGAGTACCTCCTGAGTATAGATACCCAAATCACGAAAAGGATTGACTGAGATCAACACTTGGCCAATATAGGTGTATATTATGCCATTTTGAAATCTCTTTTGCAAGTTTTCGTTGATTGATTCGTCAGAAATTATGGAAAGAAGTGTCAAATCTGACACACCaacctccttctttctggtaTGCTCATATTGGGCCTTCTTGATTGGTCCATGGGACTTCTTAGGAGGAGGAGCAGACTTGTTTTTGTTACGGTTTCTGCGAAAGCCGAGCATTGTAGTTCAAACTGCAGCGGCGATTAATTAATATAAGACACAAAGACGAAGAAAGGGGGAAAAAAGATTGGAAAAACAATCATCAACTCTACCAGATTCTGTCAGACAAATGAATCTGGCTGGCTCTTTGAACTGAGAAAATGCAGCTGGTGTATGGATGTGTCACTTTGAAAGGTAACGGACTTCTCTGAACACGATAGAGGTCCTTAGTAGATGGTAGATACATCATCGAATGTGGTTGAATATGGTCGAACGTGGATAACTATGGTCAAATGTGAGGTCAAATGTGAGGTCAAATGTGAGGTCAAATGTGGGGTCAAATGGTAGATCAATCAAATTTTACATATAAAGGGTCCTCGGAGGTTTCCCGTTGAGCAGATCGTCAGTCCATTTCATATCCTATTTATTTGTATTGTAGAGTGATCCGGTATCTGCCCACCACTTCTTTTAACTCGTTTACCTACTCCAATCCCTTTCCATTATAGGAACAGGTCTATATAATTTTTATGTccatctttttttctctgaGTTTTTGCGTAGTCCCTTATCTCCGATCATCTATAAGTCTCTCAACCTTCCTCTcacttcttcctcttcctgcttcttcttttatatTAGTTTCACATCATGTGGGAAAATTACTTCTCTGTTCAGATATTCTTTATTATTCTTCGAGAGACTTTGGAGAGtgccatcatcatctcaGTCCTCCTTTCCTTAGTTAAGCAGGCTTTTACTGTTGAGGGAGCAACTAAGGGTGAGCGTATTCTTACGGTCGACCAAAAGGACTATAATAGTTATCGTCTTCAGGTTTGGTTAGGAGCTTTAGCTGGATTGTTGCTTTGCGTTGGAATAGGCGGTGTCTTCATTGCCGTTTTCTATTTCATCGGCAACGATGTGTGGAGTGTCGCTGAGCGAGTCTGGGAAGGTTTCTTCAGTATTATCAGCGCCTTTATCATCGCCGTAATGGGTTTGGCACTTCTTCGGGTCAATACTTTGCAAAGTAAGTGGCGGTGGAAGTTGAGTAAGTCGTTGCAATGCAATATTGCTGCAGGTAATGCTGCAGGTAATGCTGCTGAGATGCCTATTAGTTCAGACTCCATGGACACTCCTGCTTTGCGCACCATTCAAAGCTCTGAAGAAGCAAACAATGATGACaatcagattcttcaagagatgGAAAGTGAACCGATGTATGGTGATATCAATAACTTCGTTAAAATGCGCAAAAGACTGCGAGCTTGGAGCCAGAAGTATTCATTGGTCATCCTTCCCTTCATCACTACCCTCAGAGAAGGTCTAGAAGCAGTTGTGTTTGTGGGTGGCATTGGTGTTAATCAACCAgcatcatcttttcctttggCAGTCTTAACTGGTGGTCTGCTAGGAGCTGGTATTGGTATGGCTATGTATAAAGGAGGTAATCAGATGTCACTACAGTTGTTTCTAATTGGCTCTTCatgctttctttatcttgTTGCCGCTGGATTGATGTCAAAAGGTGTTTGGTTTTTTGAATTGGAGAGTTTTGTTCAAAAATGTGGCCAAGATACTTCTGAAACAGGCTCTGGTCCGGGCTCTTACGATATCGGAAACACTATATGGCATGTCAACTGTTGTAATGGACAGATTGATGGTGGCTGGATGTTGTTGAATGCATTATTTGGCTGGTCCAATACGGGAACCTATGGTTCCGTGTCGTCATACATACTCTTCTGGGTGTTTATAGTGGcccttttgaagaaaaaaagtgctattgaagagaaggggTATCTATCGGTATTACCAATCAATCGGCAGTTGGGATATATTAAAAAGAGGATTATATCTAATAGAGTGCTTCTTCAGGAATGCCTCGACGATGTGAATTGCAAGTGGCAACGTCATCATCCACCTACtaatgaggaagaagagaatcGTGTTGCTTCAACAGCTGCCACAGAGGAAACAGATGCATTGTTAGGAGACTCAGTGCATTAAACACTATATTTACTATTTAATAATCAAAACATACACACATACACTATAAAGCAAGACCTAATCCATGAGCTCATCTGAGAGCTGTCCTAATCCGCTAACTATATTGTAGGGAGGGAACTCTGCCTCACCAGTCAAACAAGTAATCAATTCGTCGTCTTTGGTATAGGCTCTAGCGACGACGAGATACTTTCCTGGAGGCACTTCCTTCGGGATTTCCACCTCCTTTTCAATTTTATAGTAACCTCTCTTTAGTGGACAAGTCATGTCGACTTGTGGAAGTTCATCGCAGAGATCGTATGTCTGATGAATGATCTTAATATAGCCATAACTGACGTCGACATCAACGTAGGCACCACTTTCAACAAGCTTGCTCAAAGTTCCCACAGCACTGATGGTTAGATTTTGACCCCTTTCAGGTGGCACAGGATCCATTCTAACGGAACTCAAAGTGAGAAGCTGAGAGATATCTGCATCACACAATTCTAAAGGAGACTCCCCTGGGATTGGCTCACTGAGGGTCTGGGGAGATCcatcaagaagatgttgcACAGAAAATGCGTAGGCCACTACTGCGAATAATAGGAGTTCTACTATAGTATACTTCATAGTAACTGGCTGAAAAAAGGATTGCGAATAGGTAATAAATGAGCAATGGTGAATGACATCTACAGCATACAGTCATTTTTGCTATCGCAACAATGATAACCAGATGGGTCGATCGGCGCGTCTACGTGAAATTGAGGGACATATTATAATACAACTTGTAGGCTGATGATGCGTAACATTTCTTTTAGACTTCGGTAAGCAAAATAGGTAACTGAATACTAAATTGAAACCGGAAAATAAATTCAGATCACGTTTTTGGTAGAGGCCGATCCGTACTATCGTCACCACGAAATTCAATTTTATCCGATAGTAGTAATATGAAATTCTCTGACGTTCTCCGACCATCAAGGCTTTGTTTGAATCATGAGGTAGaactaagaaaaaaaagaaaagcttCCTTGGGTACCGTCCGTCTGGTCTTTATGATGCAACTGTATGCACCGTGCGCCTTGAAATCTTCCGACCCGCGAGACAGTCGTccagttttttttttttgttttttttttgttagGTGCTGTACCGGGTGGGTGGGCAGTGCCTCGTGCTTTATTGTACCGCGCACCAGAGTACAGCTCACCAAAGTACCGCTCACCAGAGTACTGTGTTGGGCATGAAATTAAGGGACCTGAAAAACTAAGGGACCTGAAGAACCGTGAAACCTGTGAAACTGTGAAATCGTGAAACCTTGGAACCGTTAAACCTTGAAACCTGCGAAACATGTGGAACTTGCAAATCTGCTATAGCTTCCCGGTAGAAGCGGAGGCATTGCACTCTGTCCATTTCTATGCGTTCTCGAGGTTAACCGGAACCTTCTAAGACTTGGGGCTCACgcaataaaaaaaaacgaTCGAAGTCTGTTAGCGGCAATTGTCTGCTGTTACAAACCGCTCCTCCCCGGAGCTCACCAGATCCCACCGGAGACCACCGGAGCCCACAAGAGCCCACCAGAGCCCACCAGAGCCACCGTGGCCTTTCTTGTCCAGCCCCGGATAGCCGCAGCCAGCCGTAGCTCGCTGCATGAGATGCGCTCCGGCCCTTGCTGAGCAGCCGGAGTTCTCTGGAATCTCTCTCAAATCTATCAGCCCATTCATATGTCTCAATTTTGGCCGTatccaattttttttttcaatatatATACGGCAAGTATATCTCGCTTGGTAACAACTCCGAACTCCTTTTATGgtctcctttttcttcctttcctttACTTTTactctcctttttcttttttttttcctttccttttctctctctacTATTGTACACGGACTTTTACATCTGTTACATAAGAACATCGAAAACTAATTACATCTACTAATAATAATGTCTACCGTTACCAAGTGTCACGCCAGATACGTTTACGACTCAAGAGGAAATCCAACTGTTGAGGTCGATTTGACTACTGCCAATGGCCTTTTCAGAGCCATTGTTCCTTCCGGAGCCTCCACAGGTGTCCATGAAGCTCTTGAATTGAGAGATGAAGACAAGTCTAGATGGCTTGGAAAAGGTGTTTTGAAGGCTGTTGCCAATGTCAACGACATCATTGTTCCAGCAATTCTTAAAGCAAAAATCAATGTCACTGAACAGACTAAGTACGATGACTTTTTGAACTCCTTGGATGGTACTCCAAACAAGGGTAAGTTGGGTGCTAATGCTATCTTGGGTGTCTCCTTGGCTGTTGCCAAGGCTGGTGCTGCTGTTAAAGGTCTTCCATTGTATCAGTACATCTCTGACCTTGCCGGATCCAAGACACCATATGTGTTGCCAgttccatttttcaatgtTTTGAACGGTGGTACTCATGCCGGTGGTGCTTTGGCTTTCCAGGAGTTTATGATTGCTCCAATTGGTGCCAAGTCTTTCCATGAAGCTATGGAGATTGGTGCTGAGATTTACCAGcatatgaagaagttggccaagaagCATTACGGTCAATCCGCTGCTAACGTTGGTGATGAAGGTGGTGTTGCTCCAGATATTCAATCTCCAAAGGAAGCTTTGGATTTGATTATGGAGGCTGCTAAGGCTGCTGGCCATGCCGACAAGATTGGTATCGCCATGGactctgcttcttctgaattCTACAAGAATGGTAAATATGACTTGGACTTCAagaatccaaagtctgatGGTTCTAGAGCCCTTACTGGTACTCAAATGGGTGAATTATACGCtgatttgatcaagaaCTACCCAATTGTTTCCCTTGAGGACCCATACGCTGAGGATGACTGGGCTACTTGGACTGATAATTTCCCTAAGACCAAGGTTCAAATTGTCGGTGATGATTTGACTGTTACCAACCCTAAGAGAATTGCCATGGCCGTTCAGAGAAAGGCATGTGATGCTTTGCTTTTGAAGGTTAACCAGATCGGTACCTTGACTGAGTCTATTCAGGCCGCCAAGGATGCTTACGCTGCCGGCTGGGGTATCATGGTTTCCCACAGATCTGGTGAGACTGAGGACACCTTTATTGCTGACCTTGTTGTTGGATTGAGAACTGGACAGTTGAAGTGCGGTGCTCCAGCTAGATCCGAGAGATTAGCCAAGTACAACGAGTTGATgagaattgaagagtcttTGGGTGGCAAGTCTATCTTTGCCGGTAAGTACTTCCATACTGCCAACAAGATGTAAGCAGTTCTGAATTTACGActcattgatttgatttaATTGGATCTACTTGtttgtttttcttgatttttATACGTTTTTCAAATTTACATGACCCTGCTTTCCGTTAATTGGTGTAAGTGTAGTTCTGCAACTCCAGTTTTGGCTGTACTT
The sequence above is a segment of the Brettanomyces nanus chromosome 4, complete sequence genome. Coding sequences within it:
- the NPC2 gene encoding Phosphatidylglycerol/phosphatidylinositol transfer protein (EggNog:ENOG41), with the protein product MKYTIVELLLFAVVAYAFSVQHLLDGSPQTLSEPIPGESPLELCDADISQLLTLSSVRMDPVPPERGQNLTISAVGTLSKLVESGAYVDVDVSYGYIKIIHQTYDLCDELPQVDMTCPLKRGYYKIEKEVEIPKEVPPGKYLVVARAYTKDDELITCLTGEAEFPPYNIVSGLGQLSDELMD
- the MYO5 gene encoding myosin I (BUSCO:EOG093407F1), giving the protein MLGFRRNRNKNKSAPPPKKSHGPIKKAQYEHTRKKEVGVSDLTLLSIISDESINENLQKRFQNGIIYTYIGQVLISVNPFRDLGIYTQEVLNSYKNTNRLEVPPHVYAIAESMYHNMIAYSENQCVIISGESGAGKTEAAKRIMQYIANISGSMTTSSEIKHINDMVLATNPLLESFGCAKTLRNDNSSRHGKYLEIQFSKAFEPVSANITNYLLEKQRVVGQIKDERNFHIFYQFTKGASDKFRQSFGVQQPEQYLYTSASGCTSVDSIDDLRDFRETLKAMEIIGITQDEQEQVFRLLAAILWIGNITFAEDEEGNSTINDTSVTDFVAYLLQVNADVLCKAVTERVMETSHGMKRGSVYHVPLNPVQATASRDALAKGLYSNLFDWIVARVNQSFSSMKSQPFKSIGILDIYGFEIFEHNSFEQVCINYVNEKLQQIFIQLTLKSEQEEYVREQIQWTPIEYFNNQIVCDLIEAKRPPGIFAALDDACATAHADSVAADQSFAQRLSIVENNPHFSLRGAKFVIKHYAGDVTYDIKHMTDKNKDQMLKDLLEMIQTSQISFLHSLFPDKVDENNKKRPPTASQKIKKSANALVDTLSRATPSYMRTIKPNEHRSATEYNDKNVLHQIKYLGLKENVRIRRAGFAYRQTFEKFVERFYLLSSKTSYAGDYIWKGDSREATQIILTDTGFPQTEWQLGVTKVFIKKPETLFALEDMRESYWANKAKVIQRACRRYLKRRENAARIVQRLWRARITGETDKYTILRDYGTKLLGSRKQRRRLSMLGSRAFLGDYLGCNDRTGGFGKFLMETIGLSEKVIFSAHGQQLHSKFGRSAERLPKLFLITDSSFIVVGQQIIERKANYIIEETIPVRQIPKVSLSTLQDDWVAINLASSSRPDLLINTMFKTELLTYLKKLNSSLNVSIGETISYSRKPGKLRVVNFKVAAEAPSEGDIYKSAVVSVRQGLPASSHSKPKPKGKSIISNAVAKYKMTLAATGAYKSSGTRRSSHTARRQMNSVITPNPAAVVAPAAIQHPVTTSRFSRKTAPRPPPPPPKWPTYKAAYDFPGSGSPSELPVIKETVIYVLQDAGNGWSLGKTLDETKEGWVPTAYIVKCEPPQTTGSRPSPPPPPPPPKKVNGKVLPAVSNVTNTPANGDLASTLAAALKQKKEDESSMANDLAAAIRQKARRESDDEEEDDDW
- the ENO1 gene encoding phosphopyruvate hydratase (BUSCO:EOG093422E0), with the protein product MSTVTKCHARYVYDSRGNPTVEVDLTTANGLFRAIVPSGASTGVHEALELRDEDKSRWLGKGVLKAVANVNDIIVPAILKAKINVTEQTKYDDFLNSLDGTPNKGKLGANAILGVSLAVAKAGAAVKGLPLYQYISDLAGSKTPYVLPVPFFNVLNGGTHAGGALAFQEFMIAPIGAKSFHEAMEIGAEIYQHMKKLAKKHYGQSAANVGDEGGVAPDIQSPKEALDLIMEAAKAAGHADKIGIAMDSASSEFYKNGKYDLDFKNPKSDGSRALTGTQMGELYADLIKNYPIVSLEDPYAEDDWATWTDNFPKTKVQIVGDDLTVTNPKRIAMAVQRKACDALLLKVNQIGTLTESIQAAKDAYAAGWGIMVSHRSGETEDTFIADLVVGLRTGQLKCGAPARSERLAKYNELMRIEESLGGKSIFAGKYFHTANKM